AAGTTGGtttgatattttattggatAATAAGATGACAGAAACAGAGTCTTATACaaccatgttttaaatgaaacatctttataaaataattcataaaataacatcattttatcaaaataattcatattttaacGATTGTAAAATAAGCATATAGCTAGAACGCCAGATTTCAAACCGAGAGGACCAAGCCAAGAACTTGAGAATCATGCAATGCACAAGCAACCATATATCAATCATCTCAGTGCAAAACCCATGCCAGCTCAAAGACATCACCTTAGTAAAATTTTAAGGTAAAACATAATTCAAGTATCACGATCTCCAAAATTTCAATTCCAAATAACCACTAATGTTCCCTCCGTACCAATGACCATAAAATGATAAACATGATTTGACATAGCCAAAATCAACGGTAGCGACGAAGAGAAAGAGTGTTGTTTCTCTTCCAGTTTGCCCTGCGAGAAGGACGTTGCTTGTGGTGGCGGTGTCCCTTTCCACGCAATCCCCTGTATTTCTTCCCAGCAGAAGTGAGACCACGAAGCTCCCTGTGCTTGTGGACAGGATTGCAGATCCAGTTGATTCTTGGGTCATTTCGGACTGCATTATGAGCAACATCAACCAGAATCACCTCATAGTACTTGTAAGTAGAATCCTGTATCAGACAAGCAATATCAGAACCAGCGAAACACCACTCTAAGCAACAGATATCAATGTGGTGAATTAATAGATTGAAATGTAAACCTCGTTAAGCCAGTATGAGTTCAGAACCCTGAGACCTCCCAACTTCCGACCAGCACGTTCCTCTGCAACTGACCTCTTGCTGCGCTGAAACTTCAGTTGAGTAACACCCTGGTTTGTGGGCTTTCCATACACAATACCTTTGGGAACAGGCCTCTTCCGACCACCACGCCTAACACGAACACGATAGACCACATAACCctgcaaaaaataattcatcacTGAGAAAGATTTATAAACGAAAACAATTATGAGTGATCACATTATACAATTCAGATAAAGGCGAACAAATCATACAGTGAATTTGTGTCCAGACATATCaacaaagttaaaaaagaaatacaaaagcATGGCATGTCATAGTGTTGGTAAAAGCACCAGATGCACTTAAGCATAGCTTAGGTGCAGAGCACATGCTTGTTTGAAGCAAGTTgtagatttttaaaaataatttatttcttttaggtgcggtttggataatgagatgagatgagatgagatggttttagatgaaagttgaaagttgaataaaatattgttagaatattatttttaatattattattattttgggatttgaaaaagctgaattgttcattatattttgtgcgggaatttgaaaaagttgtaatgatgagatgagatgaaatactttcactatccaaatgggGCCGAGCTTTGGCCTTTGAGTAGTAATGTGGGATAACAAAATATCAATACAATACAATAACAAGGTTAAAATGAGATAGTAATCTATTTTTCCATACactgaattctttttttttttataagtatttttccatatactGTATTCTGAACTATGTTATTGTATAAATCGGTATGCTATTCATGATTGAATTCCTTATAAGCCaacaaaagatttaaaaaaaaaattgaactacTACTGCgcccaaatttttattttctagaacttcagttttattttctgagagaaaaataataatagctaAAAGAGAATGGATATTGAATAGGAGATTTTCAAGTGCGGTATAAGTCAAGTTACATGCCTTGTGAAATTTGAGAGACAGAGTATATTAGGACTTTGGCCTTGGCACTTTGAGCTCAAGTGTGCTTTACCAACATTACATGTACAGGAAACAAATGAAAGGGGCtcttaatttcacatttttctgtGCTTATTCCAAAAGTACTAACAAAAAGAACGTAACTGGCAAACCATATTTGAGCTCACAACTCCCTGAGCAGAGGCCGGAAATTTATTGTATCAAGACAAAAGCAAGATCAAAAAAGAGATCTTGCATGGTCAGATAATGGATTGTAAATTGAGTGTAGCTGGTCTAAGGGAGCATCTTGTCAAAGTAAATTATCTCCAAAAGAGAAATGCAAACCCATCAAGATGTCGCCCAACTATCATTAAACTAGTCTAAATTGCAAACTGTATAAAATAGACAGATAAGTTTCATATATAAGGGTGCACTATGAGCCCCATAGTCCACAGGAGTGCTAAGGAGGAACATAAATAGGCAATTATAACAAATTGGATAAAACCTCGTATCAAACTCAATGGAAAATACTTTTACGAACTGTTATATAAATAACATTTCAAGCATCGGCATAGAATGTCCATAGTATCTAAAGCCACTGTTACCTGCTTTGCCTTGTAACCCAAGCGGCGAGCCTTGTCAGGGCGAGTCGGGCGGGTAACACGAACAATGGAAGGGTGCTGGCGGTACTCCCAACACCTCACCCTCTGCAGAAACCTCATCACATCAGATTGCTTCTTTCTCCATAACTCCGACACATACTTGTAAGCCCCTTTATCCCCAAAACCAtgaaagataaaataagaatatatcCCATAACTAGGTGTAAAAATAGATACAAAATCAAGATAATAACATACCACACATCATGCTTCTGAATGGAAATAAAgccacaattttattttattttttcgaaaaaactagtttttattttgtaaaaggaTAGGTTAaccaaaaaagaaggaaaaaacaaaaaaacgcATTTTTTCTAGAAAAACAAATCACACGACATAAACACACCATGTCGCTTTCAAAACCCTTTATGCAGTCACTTAGAGAACTGTCCCAGAGAAATATAAGCAGTGTGCAGAAAATGATACTTCAATTAGTTTCAGACAATACATTGAGTACATCTTACATCGATCATTTACAGCCAGCCAACCGAATGTATTTGAGATGAACAATCTAGACGGATCCAGAGGAAACTCTTTAGCAGAGTTATGCACATCAATATTTTGAGAGGGAAATTTTCCATTTTGCACAATGACCAGGAACCAAAAAGAGAGCCCAGTAATATACAGCTATTGGATGCCTCAGTCAACACGAACTACTTTTAAAATATACCAAAAACCGAAACATCATAAACCGCATGACCCATAGCGTCAATCTCAGCTATATTACTCCattttcaaagaaataaaaatattctaggGAAGAAAAGAACCACAAAGCTTCCCAGTAATGACTgacaaaaccacaaaaacaaaacGCCTGGGTAAACAAGAACacgtaaataaataaataaacagattCTGATAAAAGTGTTCAAGTTTCTAGGAACTTAATTcgagtttgagagagagagagagtacccaTGGATTCGAGATGAGCCGCGAGGCGTAGTCACGGTGTAGGTTTCAGCAGAGTTAGGTTTAAGCTGTTTAACGGGGCTTTATAAACATGAAGTGGGATGGACTTTAATCCGGGCCGTTCATTTCTCAAGGCCTTATAAAGGTAGGAGTAGGAAGGACGGCATGTGTTGGTGTTGCATTATTTGCATTGTGCTTGTTAGTCTTAAAAGTTTTCTTTCGTtgctatatattaaaatattttttaatttaaaaagaaaattttctcatttcttttttttttttgggataatgTGGAgcctaattttaattttaaagaaaattttcaatagataaaaatatttatacaatttttaaataattatatatttgccttttaCCATATGAATATTGAGCGTAATTGTATTGCAATTTCATTTGTGCATTATTAAATAGATTCTTTTCATTATGCTTACTGAAAATCTTATTAGACCATTTTCAAtgttatttgataaaaaaaagatcTAATTTCTATTAAGGAATTGGtcataacttttaaaaaatcaaatgatatTTTATCTCGTTTctacttcaaaagttcttttttttttttaattttattttcaaataaatgtaacatatttgaaagttccttaaatatataattatcaaataataaataaaatcttaataatagaatttattgCCTAAACTCTATAACTAAAGCTATATTACCACAACAATTCCAAACATGCACAAATGCAATTAGAATCTCGGCCACCTATTTGAGACATTGAATATTTTATCTTACCTTGTCTCTTATCCACTcgcattttattaattgttaaaaGATTTTTGGTATGGTAGGCGATGTCTAAATTCTATTAATAATAACCAACCTAACGATTCTAAACTGAAACCAACAACTCtagtagaaaaataatatttggaataAGGTTTCTAGAATGGTGATTTGTGCATGCTCGAGTTGGGCTCATACTCCCTAGCAGAGCCCACGGGCCTTAAAGAGGAATGGACTAAAAGAACTCAAGGAGAAGGACCCAGGCAAGCCCGTCGCCAAGAAGCTCAACCAGTGATCTACCCCAGTCTCTTGTCCTAGTGCATTAATGGGACAAGAACCACTTAGGATCATGTCCCCCAAGAATCAGACACATTAAATGCATCCAAGAGTGGCCTCCCCAAGGTGCAAGTGGCCTCATTAAATGCCATATCCCGTTGTCTCGGCAAGGAGAATGATGACCATGATGGGCGAGTTTTACGAGGAACGGGGCACAAATAAAATCAAGTATGTGACACAAATGAAACACAGGTATTTGACAGGTGAGACTCATCCTCTCCATTTCAAGAGGTTAAGCTCTTGTGATAATTGATTTGAGTATTGAAGGCTACCCAGCCTTAGCCACCCTTTCCTTCCTCCTCTTGAAGGCGTTAGACAATAGTTATGGTAACAGGTACAAAATACGCCCTAATAGTTTTagctcagattttttttttttttttaaattttgggtcataaaaaaataagcaaTAGAATTAGGATTGTACAAAAAAGATCAATTttattaggggtgtaaaaattaATCGGGAAACCGGACTGGATTGACCTGAACCGGTGGAATGGGTCCAGTTTTGGACCAATCCGGTTTGGGACTAGTTCCCTTAGTTCCAAAACCGGCTGGTACCGATCAAGTTCCGGTTCTATGCTTTTGACGATCGGACCAAACTAGTttgctatattatatattttaaattaatttttttaatattattataatatttttatattttatataagataatgttattataatttataatataaaattttaatcttaaaaataaaaatttatttgatcatatatgcattaatcataaaatatatatattaatcacattttatggcctaataaattctcaatatattctttttgataagtacattagtaaattagtaatactaatatacattaagATTATTGTTAATCATGAATACAAATTCTCTGCTATTGCTTTGATCGATTCAGGAGTGGATCTTAATTGTATCCGAGAAGGCTTAGTTCCTACCTCTTATTTCGAAAAGTCCGAAGAGAATTTATTCTTCGCAAACGGATCTAAGATGAAGATTCGTTATGAGTTGAATACAGCTCATGTTTGCCAGGACaagtttgttttaaaattcctCTGTGCTTGTTAAGAATTTGACCCATGATGTTATTCTTGGTATACCTTTTCTTAGCATGATTTATCCATTCCTTTCTGAAGCCGATGGGATCACTACTGACCCCTTTGGACAGAAAGTTAAGTTTAAGTTTGCTTCTAAATTTGAACGTGATACTGCTAGAAGATCTGTGTTTTTGCTTtctgcaaaaagaaaacatttagattttcttaaacaagaaatcaaTTTCAAACGTGTTTCTGATAATTTGCATGATTCCTTgcttagataaaaaattgaagaatttaaaaaaactttgatTTATGAAGTCTGCTCGGAACTTCCTAATGCTTTCTGGCATAGGAAGAAACATGTTGTTTCTTTAACTTATGTTAAAAATTTCTCTGAAAACTTAATTCCAACCAAAGCAAgacctattcaaatgaatagagaAACTTTGGAGTTTTGCAAAAATGAGATCCAGGATCTTCTTGCTAAGAATATCATCAGGCATAGTAAGTCACCCTTGTCGTGTGCTGCTTTTTATGTTTAGAAAAATGCTGAGATTGAGTGAGGTACACCCTGTTTAGTCATTAATTACAAACCATTGAACAAGATGTTAGAGTGGATTCGGTATCCCATCCCTAACAAGAATGACTTGGTTCATAGGCTAAGTGATGCAGTTATTTTCTCCAACTTTGACCTTAAGTccggattttggcaaatccaaaTTAGGGAGTCAAACATGTACAAGACTGCTTTCACTACTCCATTCGGTCACTATAAGTGAAACGTCATGCCATTTGTGCTGAAAAacgctcctagtgaatttcaaaatattatgaataatatCTTTCTATCATTCACTAATTTCACCATCGTCTATAttccaaatctattgatgagCACTGGAAACATCTTAAAACGTTTCTTGagatcatcaaaagaaatggacttGCTGTTTCtgcaaaaaagattaaattatttcaaaCCAAGATCAGATTCCTTGGTTATGACACATTTGAAGGCAAAATAAGCCCATTCAATGAGCTATtgaatttgctgacaaatttcctgatgtcatccttgacaaaaatcaacttcaaagatttcttagttctttgaattatatttcagatttctgcaaggatatgagaaaacaatgtcACCCTCTCTTTAAGAGATTGCGTTCtaatctcatataaaataatgatatagtaatactaatactatcactatcaatgatatagttataataaattaaaatcactataacaaataccaatatataattattctaatcactataactaataatatatattaatactattaaaatctaaaaaccgGACTAGAACTGGTAAAATAGGAAATACCAGTTTAGGAGGGTAATTGGTTCATAATCAGTTTTTGAAAATGTACAAGCAGTGCATATTGGTTTGATCCCAAATGTTTGTAAAAAATCAGACCAAACCAGACTAGTTACACCTTTAAATTTTATACTATAATGGATTAATCATCAATACCAAAAAGGTTTAGATTGAGATAATAGGTTTAGTTGTATCTTCAATTTCAATTCACCTAAAATGACTGAATTagtatacaataatattatccaatattatttatattacgAGGCCTAGGCTTGAATAGTTAATACCCAAAACTCAAAAGAAATCTCTCAGCTATTAGGCCCATTAGcacattaatttgaaaaaactaaagaaaatttttatccaaaatagAGTGGTCcaatttttattaattctaCTATGTACAGTTAACTTTGCGGACAAAATCACACAAATCCCATTCCTCCCCAAATCCCATTCATCTCCCTAAATTCCATTTTCTCAATGTGAGTATTCGCTATTTGTGGGTGCCATTTTACTATTTGTGCGTGCCATTTTGCCATTTGTGCGTGCTATTTTTGTCGTTCCTATCATAcatttatttgatatatatgCTTTTACTTTAAAAGGTTGGAAGGCACATGAAATCCATGTGTTACGAAATCGCAACAAATGCAGTGTTAGGTGATGAGCATACTGAGGATATGATTCATAAGTTATGTGCAATGAATAAGGTGTACTGCACCAACAAGCCACCCTCACCAAATTGGGTTCAATATTGTAGTTACAACTGTTGATACACCTGCAACTGTGAGTTCGAAGAAAATACTCAGTCCCCTTATTGTGAGAGGCAAAGGCAGACTACCATCACTGAGAAGAGAATCTAGGATGGAGAGTATAAAAACCCACAACAAAAAGGCTACTCAAAAGGGAAAACATAAACATATTGTACACAAATGCTTTTTGTCAATGTTTGATGTACATCTTGTGCAATTGGAATTCAGGTTTATATAATCTGGTTTTGTTTATTGATTCTTCGTAGTATGGAGGAGATACTCAAGTTGTTGACATGTGCAAAAATTTATTTGGCCAAACAGTAGGTGTGACATAAGATAGTATTCCCCATCAGGTTTATTACCTCTtactatttaaattatattatattctgttgcctaaatgactaacacaagagggaggtgaattagattgtatttaaaaattaacaattataaatcaaatacataatataaaatataaacaaaatacaaagcagtaataaatataaagagtaagggtaaaagaaaagcaaactcagtatgttaacgaggtttggcccAACTGCttgaaacctattacacctttcaATAACACTGttacaaaggattcgtgtagaatactttctacatacACAAGGGTTAtgcacacccttttactgatacaagagctgatagtgggtaggttatcagataacacttatcaatgagtgaaataagaacaatacaatgtaaattatatctctctcaaaatgaacaagggttaagactcaatgcttagagaaaagagaatgaaagcttagaatgaatgttgtatgctcttggtgttgtgaatttgaagctcttaaatgatctatttataggcatatgagacttcatattcaaatttaaaaagattcatatgtcaaaggcaacatcattcactttttaaaaatttcaaatctaatctttttacttttggcatatgacaaaaggagtacactttacttttcaaattttttaaacaaaatcatctaccttttgcctacgtcaaaaagagcatcaatcacttttgaaaatattcaaataaagcatgcatatgtgaaagatgacaatcaatcatctttaatattttcaaaattaaaacctttaatcatgtcatgcactgtgaaagatgacaatcaatcatcttttaaaattttcaaatttaattttcaaaatattcatacacatgtgaaaattgtattttaatgttttataataaaatattaattttgagccttaatcttaatttcgaatttttaagagatttacaacattactctatgagttttaatgtgaacttgttcccttcttactcatgcttggttccttgatgtacttaactccattgtgtagacaacttgagtttaaaacccctttattttttgaattcatttgttatcatcaacattcatgtatagatatataattacatgaaacttgaaatcttgggttcaacatattCTTATTTGCAGTTAATTTTCAAGCTCACTTTGTTTTTAACCACGTGGAAACACCATCGAGGTTTTAGACTCTAGTGGAACACAACTTGGGCAACCAGTGATTCAGACTAAAGAAAGTATACTTTATTTTTAGGTTAACAACCCCCAACAACTAATTTCAAAGTCTCAAGAGGGTTTAAATATTGTGGGGATTAAATTAAAGAGTCTCAACACTCCTTCATTCATTGCTTTACAGCTATTATATCCCTCCTTTATCAAGTTTAGGAGTTCACAAAAAGCTAAAAACTTCCACCTTTTAGCACTCGTTTCCCTCTCTAATGGACCAACCCTTGATATAAATCACAACAGCCACTTTCCACCATCCTCATCAGCCTCATCCACATCCACCAATCGAAGGGGAAAAAGTAGAATTTCAGTTTTTGGAATGTCCTACAATGTTCTGTTGAACATTCCAAAAATTGCAACATGGAAACATGCAAAACTAACAAGCATTTGTAATAAAAATCCCAAAAGCATatcttcaaaatcaaaagaagaaacattaaattatatcaaaacacaTCGAGAGTAGAAAAGAATGTAGAATGAGAAAATATGACAAGAACTGACTAATATAATGCAAACAACATTACAACATCACCTAGTAAACAAAAGGACACGTTGTGGGATTAAGACTAGCTCCAACCAAAGATAAACTAATgatggaaacaaaaaaaaaaaatatcaaaacatttTAGTCCATAGATATAAATTAATCACATTACTACCCTCGTACCAAAACAAgcaaatgtttataaaaaaatcatctcaaaactaaaaattaaaaacctaaCTTTTACATCCTAGAtacaaacaacaaaatcaaaacATACCCACAATGCAAACTTAATCAAtccaaatttatgaaaaatcacagagagagagggagaccgGTGGTGAGAATGAAGAAACGATTAATGATACGGAGTGGACAACAAATCacggagaagagagagagactctTCTCCGTGATTTGCAGTAGGGGAAGATAAAGAAGTGGCTTAGGATTAGGAAGAGAATGAGAAGGGATGGACTAATTTGTGCACTTTGGCTAGGGTTAGGGTCAGGGTTTAGAACAAAAAATGGGAGCGGGAGATGGAGAAGATGGAGGAGAGAAGGAGAACAAACAGGGGAATGGAGAAGGAGAATGGAGAGAAGGAAATGCAAAGTTTCAATTTTTCGTTACGTACCGTTTCATTTTTCtgttacaaactatttcattttccTCTCCCGCCGAgcacaccaaaatgaccattttctCTTCGACAAAGTGCCCCATTTCATTTTCTCTGAGGAATGCCAAGTAGATTCGTGCACAAGGGTCTGTAAAATCGATTGCTTATAGAGTATTcctttttattaaattcataaTCATTTCTAGTCAATTCTTTCATCCTCTCTCATATTCACTCTCTCACTCTACCATTTTatttggtctctctctctctctctctctctctctctctctctctctctctatatatatatatatatatcaattatcaTTAATAAATGTTTCCCTGATGCAATTTCTGCTATTAATTCAATTTCTCTCTTATTACGTACTTGTTAGGAAGTCTCTTTCTCACATTGTAACTCTTATTTATTTCCTTCTTAGATTCCAAGTTCTTAATAGTTTActtgagtttttaatttttcccaaTGAGTTTGCTTGACCCGTGAGATTATCAATTTTTGTTTGTCCCAAAGATCGATCAAGCTGACTAAGTTCAATAGCAAACAAAGGTTAGTCATAGCCCGTGTCAATTTGGAGAATAATTCAAGAATTTTAAGAGGTGAACGATATTTGTATGTTGTAGTAGaacatatttattttctaaatacaATATCTACTACTTTTCATTGTCTGTATTCTCACACTCACCATCCCATGTGACACTCTTATCATTGATCTCTCCATACCACCCAAAAGCACTACACGACTCTTGGCTATGCATATCGTGTGCCAGGGCTTCACATTTCGACAATCTTTGC
This Carya illinoinensis cultivar Pawnee chromosome 11, C.illinoinensisPawnee_v1, whole genome shotgun sequence DNA region includes the following protein-coding sequences:
- the LOC122282064 gene encoding 60S ribosomal protein L15-1, with the protein product MGAYKYVSELWRKKQSDVMRFLQRVRCWEYRQHPSIVRVTRPTRPDKARRLGYKAKQGYVVYRVRVRRGGRKRPVPKGIVYGKPTNQGVTQLKFQRSKRSVAEERAGRKLGGLRVLNSYWLNEDSTYKYYEVILVDVAHNAVRNDPRINWICNPVHKHRELRGLTSAGKKYRGLRGKGHRHHKQRPSRRANWKRNNTLSLRRYR